DNA sequence from the Pseudorca crassidens isolate mPseCra1 chromosome 6, mPseCra1.hap1, whole genome shotgun sequence genome:
CAAGAATGGATGTAATTAAGATGAGACTTGTAAGGTGTATCCCTTACCTCGACACTGTGCAAGATTCCAGTTTAACTCCTTTGAATTCTTGAGGTGTCTGGGCTCCGTGTATCTCGAGTGTAAGGTTTCACAGTGGTAGTAGTAATCAGTCTCGCTGCAACCAGACTGTTTTTCTGAAggaaaagagacatttctccatacAAATAGAAGACTAATTCTGTCATAGGATGCATTCATCTGAAAAGGGATTGACGGGCAAGTGGAAATTCAGAATTTCAGTATCAAACGCGTTGAAACCCAGATTCAACCTTTTAACAATCTGCATCTGTTTTCACTCATGATCCTTGTTCTGAATATTGTGATTGTGGCTACAATTCTAGCAAGGCATGTTTGTGAGTCAGAGAACAGACTACAAAGTCCAGAAACTGCAGGACTATTAACTAAAGGGTTCAGACTTAAGTGAAATGCATTTCTCCTGAGTGTCGAAGAAGTGCTACCTCATGGCTAGATACATTAGGAATAAATTAAGGAGGGCCCCATAAAAGAGGGGGGAAAACCTACAAACCacattcaagaaaattaaaaacaaaaaagaatctcCTTCCATGAGACCTTTACACTGAACCTTTTAGGATATATTCATTTCTACTCTATGTGCTATTTTCTGGAGTATACCATAGCTTAAATAATAATGCAAAAATGGATTCACTAATGATTCCTATATTTTACGTGTACAACACCTAGGCCTCTCATCATCGGGTTGAATCCCAATCTTCTATAGCTGAAAAATaacatttccatatttatttctttaacgCCTTCATCTTAAGAGCTGGCGTTCTACAGAGAGGATATTATACTAGGACTGCTCGACTCTAAGGTGGTATTTCCTTGTGGAGGTAACCACATTTCCTCCTTTGTTATTATACTGGGGAGGCAGTCTTAGATGGATAAAACAAGAAGGAATTGGATGCTAAAACAAACAATTTTCCCTGTACTCCCCAGCCATCAGTACTTAGGTTGACAGGTTAGCTACCATTTTGCTTGCCGTGTAAAGGTACAGTGTGGAATTAGGTTCATCTTCACTTCAAAAATCTGAAGATGTTTCCCAGATGAATTTAGAGTACATTAAGCAACCATTAAATGCCCTTTTATCATGTTTCAGATTATGGGAGGCTCACTGCCCTCAAATTTGTGTGAAAAGTCAGCAGCCTCAGGAGGTCCTAGGAGTTCAAAAGCTGTAAGTGTAAGTGTTCTCAACC
Encoded proteins:
- the CUZD1 gene encoding LOW QUALITY PROTEIN: CUB and zona pellucida-like domain-containing protein 1 (The sequence of the model RefSeq protein was modified relative to this genomic sequence to represent the inferred CDS: inserted 8 bases in 4 codons; deleted 1 base in 1 codon; substituted 4 bases at 4 genomic stop codons) — translated: MDTGDRYQASGVQMHTWRGYVKYTLGSGCQLWGSRLASSTHVATEAWAGHQYSSWGLAWVKKEKEKEKQLYFFESSSFGKPMLESPYMWFXTKLFVQVSLCTSDPNLVVFQDTCSTTPXSDFASPTYNLSKNGCNXDETCKVYPLPRHCARFQFNSFEFLRCLGSVYLECKVSXSGSSNQSRCNQTVFLKXKRDISPYKXKTNSVIGCIHLKRDXRASGNSEFQYQTRXETQIQPFNNLHLFSLMILVLNIVIVATILARHFVSQRTDYKVQKLQDY